One window of the Niallia circulans genome contains the following:
- the fliS gene encoding flagellar export chaperone FliS, with the protein MAVNQPYQTYKQNAVNTSSPGDLTLMLYNGCLKFITLAKRAIEDKNIEKRNENLGKAQNIINELMITLNLEIDISKNMLQMYDYIYRRLVEANTKNDINILNEVEGYVIEFRDTWKEVIKIAKKDIGPSNGLA; encoded by the coding sequence ATGGCAGTTAATCAACCATACCAAACCTATAAGCAGAATGCAGTCAATACTTCGTCTCCCGGTGATTTGACTCTTATGCTGTATAATGGTTGTTTGAAATTTATTACATTAGCGAAAAGAGCTATTGAGGATAAAAATATTGAAAAACGAAATGAAAATCTGGGTAAAGCACAAAATATCATTAATGAGTTGATGATTACATTAAATTTAGAGATCGATATTTCTAAAAATATGCTCCAAATGTACGATTATATTTACAGAAGGTTAGTGGAAGCTAATACTAAGAATGATATTAATATATTAAATGAAGTCGAAGGTTATGTTATCGAATTTCGTGATACTTGGAAGGAAGTAATAAAAATAGCGAAAAAAGATATTGGACCTTCCAATGGATTAGCATAA